A genome region from Aphelocoma coerulescens isolate FSJ_1873_10779 chromosome Z unlocalized genomic scaffold, UR_Acoe_1.0 ChrZ, whole genome shotgun sequence includes the following:
- the CLTA gene encoding clathrin light chain A, producing MADMELFGAQQPQQPPAGNGAPDGGEEDPAAAFLAQQENEIAGIENDEGYGILENGEVPEALQGPEGLVADAVDGVVNGDVYQESNGPTDCYAAISQVDRLQSEPESIRKWREEQKERLEQLDANSRKQEAEWKEKAIKELEEWYARQDEKLEKTKASNRAAEEAFVNDAEEVFPGTEWERVAQLCDFNPKSSKQAKDVSRMRSVLISLKQAPLVR from the exons ATGGCCGACATGGAGCTCTTCGGtgcccagcagccacagcagccgCCGGCCGGGAACGGGGCGCCCGACGGCGGAGAGGAGGATCCCGCCGCTGCTTTCCTGGCGCAGCAGGAAAACGAGATCGCGGGCATCGAGAACGATGAGGGCTACGGCATCCTGGAAAACGGCGAGGTGCCCGAGGCGCTGCAGGGTCCCGAGGGCCTCGTCGCGG ATGCTGTTGATGGAGTGGTTAACGGGGATGTCTATCAG GAGAGTAATGGTCCCACAGACTGCTATGCTGCCATTTCCCAAGTAGATCGACTGCAATCAGAACCAGAAAGTATTCGTAAGTGGAGAGAGGAGCAAAAGGAGCGCCTGGAGCAACTTG ATGCAAACTCACGAAAGCAGGAAGCAGaatggaaagagaaagcaaTAAAAGAGTTGGAAGAGTGGTATGCAAGGCAAGATGAAAAGCTTGAGAAAACAAAAGCCAGTAACAG GGCAGCTGAAGAAGCCTTTGTGAATGATGCGGAAGAAGTTTTTCCGGGCACTGAGTGGGAACGTGTGGCTCAGCTCTGTGACTTTAATCCCAAGTCTAGTAAGCAGGCAAAAGATGTGTCCCGCATGCGTTCAGTCCTCATCTCACTCAAGCAGGCTCCGCTGGTTCGCTGA